The Bifidobacterium asteroides genomic interval ACCAGGGAGAGCCCCTGCTGGTAGAACTGGGGACATGAACGAGCAGGAACGCATCGATAGGGACAAGCAGGATCGACGCAGCCGGCTGCTTGAAGCCCGACGACGTATCGACCCGGCCCGATGCCTGGACGCAGGCCGCAAGCTTGCCGATCTGCTGGCAGGCCAGGTGCTTGCCAGGATCGAACGCTCACCAGGCGGCCAAAGCCTGACCGTGGCTGCTTTTGCCTCCATTCGTGGGGAGATAGCCATGGACCCCAGCCTGGATCTCCTACTGGACCGTGGCGACCAGGTGCTCATCCCCATGCTGGGTACAGGCACCGAAGTAGGTTGGGGCCGACTGCAATCACGGCAGGATCTGGATGACATGAAGCGGATTCCAGGTTGGCGGCCTGACGAACCTGATATGCCTGCCCTGCCGGCGCAGGCCTTAGATAAGGCTGATCTGATTCTGGTGCCAGCGCTGGCCATCGACCATGCCGGCATTCGCCTGGGACGGGGCGGCGGCTGGTATGACCGTGCCCTGGCCCTGCGTGCAGACCGGACCCCGGTAGTGGGCATCTGCTGGCCCGGCGAATTCATGGAAGCCCCTCTGCCCCATCTGGACCATGATCTCCCTGTGGATGCAGTCCTGACGCCTGAAGGTTTCACGCCCACAGCCGCAGGTCTGTCACGAAGGCCCGGCACAGACCATAATGGTGATGAACAAGGCTGACGAGAGGCCCGGCGCCGATTCTTCTGGTCGAAGCCACCACTAGGATATTGGGTGTTGAACCAATCGTCGAGCGAACCGACCATCAGCGGAGGGAAAGAACGGTGCCCACCTATCATTATCGCTGCAAGAACTGCGGATACGACTTCACCAAGGAGCAGTCCTTCAACGACGAACCCATCACCATCTGCCCCAAGTGCGGGCAACAGCAGGTCCGCAAGATCTTCTCCGCAGTGCCCATCGAGTTCAAGGGCCATGGCTTCTACCGGACCGACGGAGCCTCATCCTCCTCCTCGGGCTCCACAAGCAGCAAGTAGACCGAAAAGCACATTCGACCACATCGACCATGCAGACCCATACGCCGGCCAAGATCCTGGCAGGCTGGGGACATGGCCGATTTTTCCATCTTCAGCAATAGGGATAAGCCTTCATCGGCAGCCGGATCCCTGACCCGCCGACGGCGACTTTTTCGGTTGCGGCGTGTAGGGGCCGCCCTGGCATTAGGGCTTGCGGTCTTCTGCACCCTGCAGATCCTGCTTCAGGCTCAGGGCCGCCTATCTGTACTGGTCGCCGCGCGGCCCATTGCACGCGGATCAACCATCGAGCCCGCCATGGTTGAAACGCGAATCCTGCATGGCAGGGAAGGTCTGCCCGGCCTGATCCCCTCATTTGCGCAAGTACGTGGGCAGCGGCTGATGATCAGCGTCCACACAGGGCAACCGCTGACCACGGCCATGATCAGCAGCAGACCGGCACAGCCACCTGGAACCACCCCGGTGACTGTTCGCCTTGCCGACGACCCGGGAAACCTGCAGGCTGGCGACCAGGCGAGTTTGCTGGCCTCGGGGAACTGCCCAGCCGCCGCCAGCACGCATCCCGCCCAACCCGGTTCTCTGCCACCACCCTCCACACAAGACCGACCAGGTTCTGATAGGGCGCCAGGGCTTGCCCATAGCCAGCAAGTCAACGACATGCAGACGCCGACTCCCGGGCAGGCCTCAGGCGGCGGACACTGCATGATAGCCGAGCAGGCACTGGCGCTGCAACCGGCGCAGACCATCGCCAAAGATCGATCCGACCCGGAAGAGCGGGAGGGCAACCAAGTCCGGCAAGCGTCCCAGGCCGTCTTCGCCCTGAATGCCAGTCAGGCTCTGCTCTTGCTATCGCTGGATCCATCCACACCCGTCATCGCCATCCGCCCCGACAGCACTTCTGCACCGACACCCTCCGATCATGTCGGAAAACCGAAACCATTCTGGGCCCACGATAATGGAGGAAGAAGCAGGCATGGGCGCTCCATGCCTCACATCGGCTACGGAAGGATGCAGGATGGCCTCGATCAATCAGGTGGCGGCCAAGGATACCGCCGAAGCAGTCCACAAAATCTCGCAGATCAGCAACAAGGGGGTGCTGGGCGAGTTCAAGCAGTTCATCTCACGCGGATCCATGGTGGATATGGCCGTGGGCGTGGTCATGGGTTCTGCGGTGACCAGCGTGGTCAACGCCATCGTCAACAATCTGATCAGCCCCCTGATCGCCATGATCTTCGGCAAACCGGATCTGTCGGGACTCCTGACCATCAGCTACCGGAACGCCACCATCTCCTTTGGCGCCATTCTGACGGCCCTGCTCAACTTCCTCTTGATCGCCATCGCCGTCTACTTCTGCATCATCATGCCCATCAACAAACTGCGGCAGTTGAGCCGGGCAGCCTCGGGCA includes:
- a CDS encoding 5-formyltetrahydrofolate cyclo-ligase codes for the protein MNEQERIDRDKQDRRSRLLEARRRIDPARCLDAGRKLADLLAGQVLARIERSPGGQSLTVAAFASIRGEIAMDPSLDLLLDRGDQVLIPMLGTGTEVGWGRLQSRQDLDDMKRIPGWRPDEPDMPALPAQALDKADLILVPALAIDHAGIRLGRGGGWYDRALALRADRTPVVGICWPGEFMEAPLPHLDHDLPVDAVLTPEGFTPTAAGLSRRPGTDHNGDEQG
- a CDS encoding FmdB family zinc ribbon protein yields the protein MPTYHYRCKNCGYDFTKEQSFNDEPITICPKCGQQQVRKIFSAVPIEFKGHGFYRTDGASSSSSGSTSSK
- the mscL gene encoding large conductance mechanosensitive channel protein MscL — its product is MASINQVAAKDTAEAVHKISQISNKGVLGEFKQFISRGSMVDMAVGVVMGSAVTSVVNAIVNNLISPLIAMIFGKPDLSGLLTISYRNATISFGAILTALLNFLLIAIAVYFCIIMPINKLRQLSRAASGIKDQPNAPSPQDQTLQLLRQIAEDIHQSTGSDNQQAGTGLPKDQD